The following are encoded together in the Anopheles nili chromosome 3, idAnoNiliSN_F5_01, whole genome shotgun sequence genome:
- the LOC128723106 gene encoding gremlin-1-like, with the protein MNLTMKLLALLALLLVHSSGHRIQLSDSILDIINTRHVEQILAERRANASREHERRYLAQNDLDEDVTEDGSELYQTPEVALDFDFHGRRQGHRHQPTPTYNGSGGGTGAGTGSGDLLADLHAYRGDKLLKSSKNALLVTRKEYLKKDWCKTEPLVQRIREEGCMSRTIMNRFCYGQCNSFYIPKSPKRRRHAAKPTVASYSAGRRELDGDFEDEDLTGPAFRSCAFCKPKKFTWVTVTLRCPSLVPQLRRKRIQRIKQCKCIAEPLH; encoded by the coding sequence ATGAATCTAACGATGAAACTACTGGCGCTGCTGGCCCTTCTGCTGGTGCACTCATCCGGCCACCGGATACAGCTGTCCGACTCGATCCTGGACATCATCAACACCCGCCACGTGGAGCAGATCCTGGCCGAACGTCGTGCAAACGCGTCACGCGAACACGAACGCCGCTACCTTGCGCAGAACGATCTGGACGAGGACGTGACAGAAGACGGCAGTGAGCTCTACCAAACCCCGGAGGTAGCGCTCGATTTCGACTTCCACGGACGTCGCCAGGGACACCGCCATCAACCGACACCAACGTACAACGGTTCCGGCGGTGGAACTGGAGCCGGAACCGGATCCGGTGATCTGCTCGCCGATCTGCACGCGTACCGAGGCGACAAGCTGCTGAAATCGAGCAAAAACGCACTGCTGGTGACGCGCAAGGAGTATCTAAAGAAGGACTGGTGCAAAACGGAACCACTGGTACAGCGGATCCGCGAGGAAGGCTGCATGAGCCGGACGATCATGAACCGCTTCTGTTACGGCCAGTGCAACTCCTTCTACATCCCGAAGTCACCCAAACGCAGGCGACATGCCGCCAAGCCGACCGTCGCCAGTTACTCCGCTGGTCGGCGGGAGCTGGATGGTGATTTCGAGGACGAAGACCTCACAGGACCCGCGTTCCGTTCGTGTGCGTTCTGCAAACCGAAGAAGTTCACCTGGGTGACTGTTACGCTGCGTTGTCCGTCGCTTGTGCCGCAGCTTCGACGGAAGCGCATTCAGCGCATCAAACAGTGCAAGTGCATCGCTGAACCGCTGCACTAA
- the LOC128723965 gene encoding uncharacterized protein LOC128723965, whose amino-acid sequence MSGTRDNVTDLRLALFGPTLDDSVLYGIDQLIGCFQPRATSDAQSSDEDSFYASCETLPVKEKLLLPHEPKLSFDEMNYIIDAIAHFRRRSRARHGDGSRARPRSTPLLRHSRWALARINEYDDGAKTYEVMKALDEIPIPPKPKSQDTEIVFAVLQNGNTLTYHKQRQQQQQQQQQQHIHPCGLRTRHHRCWAAFSLEAENWQLFFGPALYPRVECV is encoded by the exons atgAGCGGAACTAGAGACAACGTGACAGATCTGCGGCTGGCGTTGTTCGGGCCAACGCTGGACGACTCAGTGCTGTACGGAATTGATCAACTGATTGGATGCTTTCAACCACGAGCCACTTCCGACGCACAGTCCTCTGATGAAGACAGTTTCTACGCATCCTGTGAAACACTACCGGTAAAGGAGAAGCTACTGCTACCCCACGAACCGAAGCTTTCCTTCGACGAAATGA ATTATATCATCGACGCGATTGCCCATTTCCGGCGAAGAAGTCGAGCCCGCCACGGAGACGGATCCAGGGCACGACCAAGAAGCACACCCTTGTTACGCCACTCGCGATGGGCACTCGCGCGAATCAACGAGTACGATGACGGAGCGAAGACTTATGAAGTTATGAAGGCACTAGACGAGATACCAATCCCGCCGAAACCAAAGTCACAGGACACGGAAATTGTTTTCGCTGTCCTGCAGAATGGAAACACGCTCACGTACCACA AGCAacgtcaacaacaacaacaacaacaacaacaacaacacataCACCCGTGTGGCCTCCGCACGCGCCATCATCGCTGTTGGGCAGCGTTTTCTTTG GAGGCAGAGAATTGGCAGCTCTTTTTTGGTCCAGCACTGTACCCACGTGTCGAATGCGTGTGA